In Halobaculum rubrum, the following are encoded in one genomic region:
- a CDS encoding type IV pilin: MNFKNLFGDDRAVSPVIGVILMVAITVILAAVIGSFVLGLGNSVQQTAPNANIQFDFNATNVTATHTGGDTIPSGETLTLNASASNSTAFDTPVAAGDSAVTGYNTGDTVRVIWTSENGETSQTLAEETAP; the protein is encoded by the coding sequence ATGAATTTCAAAAACCTATTCGGCGACGACCGTGCCGTGTCTCCGGTGATCGGAGTCATCCTGATGGTCGCTATTACAGTGATACTCGCAGCGGTGATCGGGTCGTTCGTCCTCGGCCTGGGGAACAGCGTGCAACAGACCGCACCGAACGCGAACATTCAGTTTGATTTCAACGCTACTAATGTGACCGCAACTCACACTGGTGGTGACACAATCCCGTCCGGTGAGACACTGACTCTGAATGCAAGCGCCTCCAACAGCACTGCCTTCGATACACCTGTTGCCGCAGGTGACAGTGCTGTGACCGGATACAACACCGGCGACACGGTACGCGTGATCTGGACTTCCGAAAACGGAGAGACTTCACAGACGCTCGCTGAAGAGACTGCCCCGTAG
- a CDS encoding GNAT family N-acetyltransferase, with translation MRYRAIPDAHEDAFDDALVYAFSPERGPNHELSDLDQPASFHPRGLYEHADPEGSDAVDGTDPGVADGADLDAADLAVVCGYYDFSARIRGDVRDLGGVATVASPPETRRSGLVRTLLGHVHRELRDDGVAFAALWPFKYSFYRQLGYERICDYARIVVSPDALTGACPDPAGSFERLGEDDWPRLDAVYDEWANDEFRLDRSEDWWRLRVVRSRDTDPYVYGWTDGDPGDDLRGYVVYTIRDGDDEGNTMAVSEFAYADRAARGHLLRFCRNHDSQIERVRFTGPSTTRLFDDLDDPRAAETEIRPGPMARVVDVEAALETISYPDAVETTLVFDVRDDTCDWNDGRVRLRVADGRGTVERVAADTDVDVSLDVGALSRLVVGSHGVERLVELDAVDVEREAVRTALADAFPPTEPFLREGF, from the coding sequence ATGCGCTATCGCGCGATCCCCGACGCGCACGAGGACGCCTTCGACGACGCCCTCGTGTACGCGTTCTCGCCGGAACGCGGGCCGAACCACGAGTTGTCGGACCTCGATCAGCCCGCATCGTTCCACCCCCGGGGTCTCTACGAGCACGCCGACCCGGAGGGATCGGACGCAGTCGACGGAACTGATCCCGGCGTAGCCGACGGAGCCGATCTCGACGCCGCCGACCTCGCTGTCGTCTGCGGGTACTACGACTTCTCCGCGCGGATCCGCGGCGACGTTCGCGACTTGGGTGGGGTCGCGACAGTCGCGTCGCCGCCGGAGACTCGTCGCAGCGGACTCGTCCGAACGCTCCTCGGACACGTACACCGCGAGCTTCGCGACGACGGCGTCGCGTTCGCCGCGCTGTGGCCGTTCAAGTACTCCTTTTATCGTCAGCTCGGGTACGAGCGGATCTGCGACTACGCGCGGATAGTCGTCTCCCCCGACGCGTTGACCGGCGCGTGCCCGGACCCCGCGGGCTCGTTCGAACGGCTCGGGGAGGACGACTGGCCCCGCTTGGACGCGGTGTACGACGAGTGGGCGAACGACGAGTTCCGCCTCGACCGGAGCGAGGACTGGTGGCGCCTGCGGGTGGTCCGGTCTCGGGACACCGACCCGTACGTGTACGGATGGACCGACGGCGACCCCGGCGACGACCTCCGCGGGTACGTCGTGTACACGATCCGGGACGGCGACGACGAGGGGAACACGATGGCCGTGAGCGAGTTCGCGTACGCCGACCGTGCGGCGCGCGGACACCTCCTGCGGTTCTGTCGCAACCACGACTCGCAGATCGAACGGGTTCGGTTCACCGGCCCGTCGACCACCCGGCTGTTCGACGACCTCGACGACCCGCGGGCCGCGGAGACGGAGATCCGACCCGGGCCGATGGCCCGCGTCGTCGACGTCGAGGCGGCACTGGAGACGATCTCGTATCCGGACGCCGTCGAGACGACGCTCGTGTTCGACGTGCGTGACGACACGTGCGACTGGAACGACGGGCGCGTCCGCCTCCGCGTCGCCGACGGGCGTGGAACCGTCGAGCGCGTCGCCGCCGACACCGACGTCGACGTATCCCTCGACGTCGGCGCGCTCTCGCGACTGGTTGTCGGCTCACACGGAGTCGAGAGGCTGGTCGAACTCGACGCCGTCGATGTCGAACGCGAGGCGGTGCGGACCGCGCTCGCGGACGCGTTTCCGCCGACGGAGCCGTTCCTCCGCGAGGGGTTCTGA
- a CDS encoding homoserine kinase, producing the protein MVTARAPATSANLGSGFDTFGVALSHPADTVSVERAAETTIEVSGAGAEFIPTDPETNVVGAVADALDAPAHIHIDKGVRPSSGLGSSAASAAAAAVALNELYDRGYSRHDLVPVAAEGEAVVSGEAHADNVAPALLGGFTIVRSDDGATSIGTDLSLVACLPEVVVSTRDARGVVPDSVSMADHVETVGNAATLTAGMCRSDPRLVGRGLDDPVVTPARAELITGYAGVREAALAAGATGVTVSGAGPSVLAVCEPGERRAVASAMVEGFADAGVGARAYQTAVGDGATVL; encoded by the coding sequence ATGGTAACCGCCCGCGCGCCGGCGACCAGCGCGAACCTCGGGAGCGGCTTCGACACCTTCGGCGTCGCGCTCTCGCACCCGGCAGACACCGTCTCGGTCGAGCGTGCAGCCGAGACGACGATCGAGGTGAGCGGCGCGGGCGCCGAGTTCATTCCGACCGACCCCGAGACGAACGTCGTCGGCGCCGTCGCCGACGCGCTCGATGCCCCCGCCCACATCCACATCGACAAGGGCGTGCGTCCCTCCTCGGGGCTGGGCTCCTCGGCGGCGTCCGCCGCCGCCGCCGCGGTCGCGCTCAACGAACTGTACGACCGCGGCTACAGCCGTCACGACCTCGTCCCCGTCGCCGCCGAGGGCGAGGCGGTCGTCTCCGGCGAGGCCCACGCCGACAACGTGGCCCCGGCGCTGCTCGGGGGGTTCACGATCGTCCGCAGCGACGACGGCGCGACGAGCATCGGGACGGACCTGTCGCTGGTCGCGTGTCTGCCGGAGGTGGTCGTCTCCACGCGCGACGCTCGCGGGGTCGTCCCCGACTCCGTGTCGATGGCCGATCACGTCGAGACGGTCGGCAACGCCGCGACGCTCACGGCCGGAATGTGCCGGTCCGACCCGCGGTTGGTCGGGCGCGGGCTCGACGACCCGGTGGTCACGCCGGCGCGGGCGGAACTCATCACCGGGTACGCGGGCGTCAGGGAGGCCGCACTGGCAGCCGGCGCGACCGGGGTCACCGTCAGCGGTGCCGGTCCGAGCGTGCTCGCGGTGTGTGAGCCCGGCGAGCGGCGGGCGGTCGCCTCGGCGATGGTCGAGGGCTTCGCCGACGCCGGCGTCGGCGCGCGGGCGTACCAGACGGCCGTCGGCGACGGCGCGACGGTGCTGTAG
- a CDS encoding thiol-disulfide oxidoreductase DCC family protein codes for MADADTDPLTDVDPDRHPVVLFDGVCNLCHGAIRFLVRHDDAGVFRFAPLDSPVGRALLERHDLPTADYDSVVLVDAAGAHLKSAAALRVARRLDSPWDLAWTLRVVPRRIRDAVYDLVAEYRYDVFGRKDACEVPEPKVRERFPERTLE; via the coding sequence ATGGCCGACGCCGACACGGATCCCCTCACGGACGTGGACCCCGATCGTCACCCTGTGGTCCTCTTCGACGGCGTCTGCAACCTCTGTCACGGCGCGATCCGATTTCTCGTCCGCCACGACGATGCGGGCGTGTTTCGGTTCGCGCCGCTGGACTCGCCGGTCGGACGGGCACTCCTGGAGCGTCACGACCTGCCGACGGCGGACTACGACTCGGTCGTTCTCGTCGACGCCGCGGGGGCACACCTGAAGTCGGCGGCGGCGCTGCGGGTTGCCCGCCGGCTCGACTCGCCGTGGGACCTCGCGTGGACCCTGCGAGTCGTGCCGCGTCGCATCCGCGACGCCGTCTACGATCTGGTCGCCGAGTACCGCTACGACGTGTTCGGGAGGAAAGACGCCTGCGAGGTGCCGGAGCCGAAGGTCAGGGAGCGCTTCCCGGAGCGGACGCTGGAGTGA
- the pdxS gene encoding pyridoxal 5'-phosphate synthase lyase subunit PdxS, with protein MTEETDLEELKRGTDLVKRGFARMQKGGVIMDVVSREQARIAEDAGAVAVMHLESVPADIRKRGGVARMADPGKLEAVIDEVSIPAMGKARIGHTAEAQILEAAGADMIDESEVLTTADERYHIDKREFTAPFVCGARNLGEALRRIDEGAAMIRTKGEAGTGDVNQAVTHQRSIQRSIRKLSGMNYEERDEWARENEAPRELVHETADMGRLPVVNFAAGGIATPADAALMMQHGCDGIFVGSGIFGAEDPTEMGEAIVRAVNNYDDPETLMEIAKGIGAGMKGQANETMPEEEKLQGRGV; from the coding sequence ATGACCGAGGAGACCGATCTGGAGGAGCTCAAACGCGGGACCGACCTGGTCAAGCGCGGCTTCGCGCGGATGCAGAAGGGCGGCGTGATCATGGACGTCGTCAGCCGGGAGCAGGCGCGGATCGCCGAGGACGCCGGCGCGGTCGCCGTGATGCACCTCGAGTCCGTCCCCGCCGACATCCGCAAGCGCGGCGGCGTCGCGCGGATGGCCGACCCGGGCAAGCTGGAGGCGGTGATCGACGAGGTGTCGATCCCGGCGATGGGGAAGGCCCGCATCGGCCACACCGCGGAGGCACAGATCCTGGAGGCCGCCGGCGCCGACATGATCGACGAGTCGGAGGTGCTCACGACCGCCGACGAGCGCTATCACATCGACAAACGAGAGTTCACCGCGCCGTTCGTCTGTGGCGCGCGCAACCTCGGCGAGGCGCTCCGGCGCATCGACGAGGGCGCGGCGATGATCCGCACGAAAGGCGAGGCCGGCACCGGCGACGTGAACCAGGCGGTCACCCACCAGCGGAGCATCCAACGCTCCATCCGCAAGCTGTCGGGAATGAACTACGAGGAGCGCGACGAGTGGGCCCGCGAGAACGAGGCGCCCCGCGAGCTCGTCCACGAGACGGCCGACATGGGCCGGCTCCCCGTCGTCAACTTCGCCGCCGGCGGCATCGCGACGCCGGCCGACGCGGCGCTCATGATGCAGCACGGCTGCGACGGCATCTTCGTCGGCTCGGGGATCTTCGGCGCGGAGGACCCCACGGAGATGGGCGAGGCGATCGTCCGGGCGGTCAACAACTACGACGACCCCGAGACGCTCATGGAGATCGCGAAGGGGATCGGCGCCGGCATGAAGGGCCAGGCCAACGAGACGATGCCCGAGGAAGAGAAACTCCAGGGCCGCGGCGTCTAA
- a CDS encoding DUF6517 family protein — translation MSREARRRDVLRAAGGALALGSAAATSGCLGVITGSEPAEFSATLASVPDSTLESTGFEEYRIEPMELTREFTVAGQTREVVVTNQLAQYDKAAEVFGERLRASMFVALSTPAVEIAGRTFNPVGEMSTRELARRMLTQYEGIDNLREDGEETVAVLGTDTTVGLFTADATIAEGVTTEVRIHVSEAVRAGADFVVTVGAYPSLLSGQSDDVYTMMRSVTHEEA, via the coding sequence ATGTCACGAGAGGCACGCAGACGGGATGTCTTGCGCGCGGCCGGCGGTGCACTCGCGTTGGGGAGCGCGGCCGCCACCAGCGGTTGTCTCGGCGTCATCACCGGCTCCGAGCCAGCGGAGTTCTCCGCGACGCTCGCGTCCGTTCCGGACTCGACGCTCGAGTCGACCGGATTCGAGGAGTATCGGATCGAGCCGATGGAACTGACTCGGGAGTTCACCGTCGCCGGTCAGACCCGCGAGGTCGTCGTCACGAACCAGCTCGCGCAGTACGACAAGGCCGCGGAGGTGTTCGGCGAACGCCTCCGCGCGTCGATGTTCGTCGCGCTCTCTACCCCGGCGGTCGAGATCGCCGGGCGGACGTTCAACCCCGTCGGGGAGATGAGCACCCGCGAGCTGGCGCGACGGATGCTCACCCAGTACGAGGGGATCGACAACCTCCGGGAGGACGGCGAGGAGACTGTCGCGGTGCTCGGCACCGACACCACCGTCGGGCTGTTCACCGCCGACGCGACGATCGCCGAGGGCGTCACGACCGAGGTGCGGATTCACGTGTCCGAGGCGGTGCGGGCCGGCGCCGACTTCGTCGTCACCGTCGGGGCGTACCCGTCGCTGCTGTCGGGGCAGAGCGACGACGTGTACACGATGATGCGGTCGGTCACCCACGAGGAAGCGTGA
- a CDS encoding radical SAM protein, producing MISKGCEQCSKGGKMVLFVYGYCDQRDCFYCPLGENRKNVTDVYANERLVESDEDVIEEAKRMSALGTSITGGEPQEAMEKTTRYLRLLKDEFGEDHHTHLYTGIPGGRENMRRLSEAGLDEIRFHPPVEQWGDLHGTEWEDILYVAREEGLTPAFEIPGIRAEEEFLEFLDEGAADFCNINEFEMSDGNYRRMQEQGFELQEGHMSAVDGSKEAILDVMGDHEKVYFCTSVFKDAAQHRNRLKRMARNLRRPFDEVTDDGTLVYGKTYTEPERFERLEVPDEFYSVKSEHVEVAWWLLEEMIEAGDLDDGEVVEQYPTYDGTVVERTPLA from the coding sequence ATGATCTCGAAGGGCTGTGAACAGTGCTCCAAGGGCGGGAAGATGGTGCTGTTCGTGTACGGCTACTGCGACCAGCGCGACTGCTTCTACTGTCCGCTCGGGGAGAACCGGAAGAACGTCACCGACGTGTACGCCAACGAGCGCCTCGTCGAGTCCGACGAGGACGTGATCGAGGAGGCCAAGCGCATGTCGGCGCTGGGCACCTCCATCACCGGCGGCGAGCCCCAGGAGGCGATGGAGAAGACGACTCGGTACCTCCGGCTGCTCAAAGACGAGTTCGGCGAGGACCACCACACGCACCTCTACACCGGTATCCCGGGCGGGCGCGAGAACATGCGCCGTCTGTCGGAGGCCGGGCTCGACGAGATCCGTTTTCACCCGCCCGTCGAGCAGTGGGGCGACCTCCACGGCACCGAGTGGGAGGACATCCTGTACGTCGCCCGCGAGGAGGGCCTGACGCCGGCGTTCGAGATCCCCGGTATCCGCGCGGAGGAGGAGTTCCTCGAGTTCCTCGACGAGGGCGCCGCCGACTTCTGTAACATCAACGAGTTCGAGATGTCCGACGGGAACTACCGCCGGATGCAAGAACAGGGGTTCGAGCTGCAGGAGGGGCACATGTCCGCAGTCGACGGCTCGAAGGAGGCGATCCTCGACGTGATGGGCGACCACGAGAAGGTGTACTTCTGCACCTCCGTGTTCAAGGACGCCGCCCAGCACCGCAACCGCCTCAAGCGGATGGCGCGCAACCTCCGGCGCCCGTTCGACGAGGTGACCGACGACGGCACCCTCGTGTACGGGAAGACGTACACCGAGCCCGAGCGCTTCGAGCGGCTGGAGGTCCCCGACGAGTTCTACAGCGTCAAGTCCGAGCACGTCGAGGTCGCGTGGTGGCTGCTGGAGGAGATGATCGAGGCTGGCGACCTCGACGACGGCGAGGTCGTCGAGCAGTACCCCACCTACGACGGCACGGTCGTCGAGCGGACGCCGCTGGCGTAG
- a CDS encoding universal stress protein has product MKHVLLALDESDDRAVAQAETVRDLFDTEHTTAHLLHDFTDNFEGASVGQIAAVRHAANILEDAGIAVEYHETSGSPSTSIIEAADELDVDAITIAGRERSKAGKVLFGSVSQEVILGTDRPVLVCSRRTEE; this is encoded by the coding sequence ATGAAGCACGTCCTGCTGGCTCTCGACGAGAGCGACGACCGCGCGGTCGCCCAGGCGGAGACGGTTCGCGACCTGTTCGACACGGAGCACACCACCGCGCACCTGTTACACGACTTCACGGACAACTTCGAGGGGGCGTCCGTCGGGCAGATAGCCGCCGTCCGACACGCGGCGAACATTCTCGAGGACGCCGGGATCGCCGTGGAGTACCACGAGACGAGCGGGAGCCCCTCGACGTCGATCATCGAGGCCGCGGACGAACTGGACGTCGATGCCATTACCATCGCCGGACGCGAGCGCTCGAAGGCCGGAAAGGTGCTGTTCGGGAGCGTCTCTCAGGAGGTCATTCTCGGGACGGACCGGCCGGTCCTCGTTTGCAGTCGACGAACCGAGGAGTGA
- a CDS encoding NYN domain-containing protein, with protein MDRVFGPGAAGGDAGATDERAAAHARTAGPRGPWHDADGDPAAPRGVALFVDGPNVFREEFEVDFADLRAAATREDDHDGGLVTARLYLDEHATPGLIQAAEANGFQVITTSGDVDVKLAVDVASFAAERRAATVAIASRDTDFKPALEVANEYGLGTLAIAPGSYGRSDALRRSADDAVTLGE; from the coding sequence CTGGATCGCGTCTTCGGACCGGGCGCAGCCGGCGGCGACGCCGGCGCGACAGACGAGCGGGCCGCCGCCCACGCCCGGACGGCCGGTCCGCGCGGCCCGTGGCACGACGCCGACGGCGACCCCGCGGCGCCGCGGGGCGTCGCGCTGTTCGTCGACGGCCCGAACGTCTTTCGCGAGGAGTTCGAGGTGGACTTCGCCGACCTGCGGGCGGCGGCGACGCGCGAGGACGACCACGACGGGGGTCTCGTCACCGCGCGGCTCTACCTCGACGAGCACGCCACGCCGGGGCTCATTCAGGCGGCCGAGGCCAACGGCTTTCAGGTGATCACCACCAGCGGCGACGTGGACGTGAAGCTCGCCGTCGACGTGGCGTCGTTCGCGGCCGAGCGGCGCGCGGCGACGGTCGCGATCGCCTCCCGCGACACGGACTTCAAGCCCGCGCTGGAGGTCGCCAACGAGTACGGGCTGGGGACGCTCGCGATCGCGCCTGGAAGCTACGGGCGATCGGACGCGCTGCGTCGGAGCGCGGACGACGCGGTGACGCTCGGGGAGTGA
- a CDS encoding DUF5799 family protein produces the protein MSNWTDAIVGERMTVDREFTDRIRASEFSNQEWGLIMTAVEFEIEDADDSEEARIVADTSKLPQIMPELDNISQQMGAMAGGGSDGGSSGGAFGEIVSDIKDAVFGAGGGGGVDEQKLEAAERLTQEYADELQRHLESKGKFEQVRLAYQE, from the coding sequence ATGAGCAACTGGACCGACGCGATCGTCGGCGAGCGGATGACCGTGGACCGCGAGTTCACCGACCGGATCCGGGCGTCGGAGTTCTCGAATCAGGAGTGGGGACTGATCATGACCGCCGTCGAGTTCGAGATCGAGGACGCCGACGACTCCGAGGAGGCCCGGATCGTCGCCGACACCTCGAAGCTGCCGCAGATCATGCCCGAGTTGGACAACATCTCCCAGCAGATGGGCGCGATGGCCGGCGGCGGCTCGGACGGCGGCTCCTCGGGCGGCGCGTTCGGGGAGATCGTCTCCGACATCAAGGACGCCGTCTTCGGCGCCGGGGGCGGCGGCGGCGTCGACGAACAGAAGCTCGAGGCGGCGGAGCGACTCACCCAGGAGTACGCCGACGAGCTTCAGCGTCACCTGGAATCGAAGGGGAAGTTCGAGCAGGTCCGGCTCGCGTATCAGGAGTAG
- a CDS encoding isocitrate/isopropylmalate dehydrogenase family protein yields the protein MTEAGSGGADADDDAPPEIAVIEGDGIGREVVPAAVEVLETVGDYAFAEAEAGDATLDETGEALPAETYELAASADATLFGAAGESAADVILPLREAVGSFVNIRPARAYPGVDALRPETDLVFLRENTEGVYAGHEDRLTDDVSTLTRVVTESASRRLGEFACEYVEERGKDGFTVAHKANVMRETDGLFRDTVLATADEAGVDADTVLMDAFATRVCLDPEQFDVIVCPNLAGDVLSDLAAGLVGGLGLLPSANVGPERGLFEPVHGTAPDIAGEGVANPSATILSAAMLVESLGDDDAAAEIRSAVEGVLADGPRTPDLGGEATTREVTDAVLARL from the coding sequence ATGACTGAGGCGGGATCCGGCGGCGCCGACGCGGACGACGACGCTCCCCCCGAGATCGCGGTCATCGAGGGCGACGGTATCGGCCGCGAGGTCGTCCCGGCCGCCGTCGAGGTGCTGGAGACGGTCGGCGACTACGCGTTCGCCGAGGCCGAGGCGGGCGACGCCACGCTCGACGAGACGGGCGAGGCGCTGCCCGCGGAGACGTACGAGCTCGCCGCCAGCGCGGATGCAACGCTGTTCGGCGCCGCCGGCGAGTCGGCCGCGGACGTGATCCTCCCGCTGCGGGAGGCCGTCGGCTCGTTCGTCAACATCCGGCCGGCACGGGCGTACCCCGGCGTCGACGCGCTCCGGCCGGAGACGGATCTGGTCTTCCTCCGGGAGAACACCGAGGGGGTGTACGCGGGCCACGAGGACCGGCTCACCGACGACGTGTCGACGCTGACGCGCGTCGTCACCGAGTCGGCCTCGCGACGGCTCGGCGAGTTCGCCTGCGAGTACGTCGAGGAACGAGGCAAGGACGGCTTCACCGTCGCGCACAAGGCGAACGTGATGCGCGAAACCGACGGGCTGTTCCGCGACACGGTGCTCGCGACGGCCGATGAGGCGGGCGTCGACGCCGACACCGTCCTCATGGACGCGTTCGCGACGCGCGTGTGTCTCGACCCCGAGCAGTTCGACGTGATCGTCTGCCCGAACCTCGCGGGCGACGTCCTTTCTGACCTCGCGGCCGGACTGGTCGGCGGGCTCGGACTGCTGCCCTCCGCGAACGTCGGGCCCGAGCGCGGCCTGTTCGAGCCGGTTCACGGCACCGCGCCGGACATCGCCGGCGAGGGTGTCGCGAACCCCTCGGCGACGATCCTCTCGGCGGCGATGCTCGTCGAGTCGCTCGGCGACGACGACGCTGCCGCGGAGATTCGTTCGGCCGTCGAGGGCGTCCTCGCTGACGGTCCGCGTACGCCCGATCTGGGCGGCGAGGCGACGACGCGGGAGGTGACCGACGCGGTGCTGGCGCGGCTGTAG
- a CDS encoding 3-isopropylmalate dehydratase small subunit, giving the protein MSGNGDAPGSAGDDAPETDEAAVPAIRRVAGTGVPLRGDDIDTDQILPARFLKAVTFDDMGEYAFYDQRRDEAGELNDHPFNEFQGANVLAVNDNFGCGSSREHAPQGLMRWGVEAIVGESFAEIFQDNCKSLGIATLAVDHEDAVDLQDFIEANPDAGIEVDVRAETVRYDGTAVEGEVPDAMREALLEGIWDTTAVMRTNLDRATEVNDSLPYTDD; this is encoded by the coding sequence ATGAGCGGAAACGGCGACGCGCCCGGGAGCGCCGGCGACGACGCGCCAGAGACGGACGAGGCGGCGGTGCCCGCGATCCGGCGCGTCGCCGGCACGGGCGTCCCGCTGCGGGGCGATGACATCGACACCGACCAGATCCTCCCCGCGCGCTTCCTGAAGGCGGTCACGTTCGACGACATGGGCGAGTACGCCTTCTACGATCAGCGCCGCGACGAAGCGGGCGAGTTGAACGACCACCCGTTCAACGAGTTCCAGGGCGCGAACGTCCTCGCGGTCAACGACAACTTCGGCTGCGGCTCCTCCCGGGAGCACGCCCCGCAGGGGCTGATGCGCTGGGGCGTCGAGGCCATCGTCGGCGAGTCGTTCGCGGAGATCTTCCAGGACAACTGCAAGTCCCTGGGGATCGCGACGCTCGCGGTCGACCACGAGGACGCCGTCGACCTGCAGGACTTCATCGAGGCGAACCCCGACGCGGGCATCGAGGTCGACGTGCGCGCGGAGACCGTCCGCTACGACGGAACGGCCGTCGAGGGCGAGGTGCCCGACGCGATGCGCGAGGCCCTGCTGGAGGGTATCTGGGACACGACCGCGGTGATGCGGACGAACCTCGACCGCGCGACGGAGGTCAACGACAGCCTCCCGTACACCGATGACTGA
- the leuC gene encoding 3-isopropylmalate dehydratase large subunit translates to MSEGTLYDKVWERHKVADLPNGQDQLFIGLHLVHEVTSPQAFGMLRERDMAVAFPDRTVATTDHIVPTTREGRERPLADERAEEMLSHLEHNTEEAGIRFFGLDDDRQGIAHVVGPELGFVQPGMTVVCGDSHTSTHGAFGAIGMGIGTSQIRDVFATGSISADKKAVRRVEVTGELGDGVGAKDVILHVIRELGVDGGVGHVYEYGGEAIRSLDMEGRLAVCNMSIEGGARAGYINPDETTYEYLKGREFAPEGEAFEERKEYWESIRSDEDAQYDDWVEVDADDLAPQVSWGTNPEQVVGVDEPVPEPSETRDPDAAESAQAHTEVRPGETMEGHEVDVAFLGTCTNGRVADFREAARVLEGREVADDVRALAVPGSGTVKRTLEAEGIDQVFKDAGFQWREAGCSMCLAMNDDALEGDEVCASSSNRNYVGRQGSTEGRTHLMSPAMVAAAAVEGAVTDVRAFDTADEAGESVADAEVDG, encoded by the coding sequence ATGAGCGAGGGAACGCTGTACGACAAGGTGTGGGAACGGCACAAGGTCGCGGACCTGCCGAACGGACAGGACCAGCTGTTCATCGGCCTCCACCTCGTCCACGAAGTGACGAGCCCGCAGGCGTTCGGAATGCTGCGCGAGCGCGACATGGCGGTCGCGTTTCCGGATCGGACCGTCGCGACGACCGACCACATCGTCCCGACGACGAGGGAGGGTCGCGAGCGCCCGCTCGCGGACGAGCGCGCCGAGGAGATGCTCTCCCATCTGGAGCACAACACCGAGGAGGCGGGCATCCGCTTCTTCGGCCTCGACGACGACCGCCAGGGCATCGCCCACGTCGTCGGTCCGGAGCTGGGCTTCGTCCAGCCGGGCATGACCGTCGTCTGCGGCGACAGCCACACCTCGACCCACGGCGCCTTCGGCGCCATCGGGATGGGGATCGGCACCAGCCAGATCCGCGACGTGTTCGCCACCGGCTCCATCTCGGCCGACAAGAAGGCCGTCCGGCGCGTCGAGGTCACCGGCGAGCTCGGCGACGGCGTCGGCGCCAAGGACGTGATCCTCCACGTGATCCGCGAGCTCGGCGTCGACGGCGGCGTCGGCCACGTGTACGAGTACGGCGGCGAGGCGATCCGGAGCCTCGACATGGAGGGCCGCCTCGCGGTGTGCAACATGTCCATCGAGGGCGGCGCCCGCGCGGGCTACATCAACCCCGACGAGACCACCTACGAGTACCTGAAGGGACGCGAGTTCGCCCCCGAGGGCGAGGCGTTCGAGGAACGCAAGGAGTACTGGGAGTCCATCCGCTCGGACGAGGACGCCCAGTACGACGACTGGGTCGAGGTCGACGCCGACGACCTCGCGCCGCAGGTATCGTGGGGTACCAACCCCGAGCAGGTCGTGGGCGTCGACGAACCCGTCCCCGAGCCGAGCGAGACGCGCGACCCCGACGCGGCCGAATCCGCACAGGCCCACACCGAGGTCAGGCCCGGCGAGACGATGGAGGGCCACGAGGTCGACGTGGCGTTCCTCGGCACCTGCACGAACGGCCGCGTCGCCGACTTCCGCGAGGCCGCCCGCGTGCTGGAGGGCCGCGAGGTCGCCGACGACGTGCGCGCGCTCGCGGTGCCGGGCTCCGGGACCGTGAAGCGGACGCTGGAGGCCGAGGGCATCGATCAGGTGTTCAAGGACGCCGGCTTCCAGTGGCGCGAGGCCGGCTGTTCGATGTGTCTGGCGATGAACGACGACGCGCTGGAGGGCGACGAGGTCTGTGCGTCCTCCTCGAACCGCAACTACGTCGGTCGTCAGGGCAGTACCGAGGGACGTACCCACCTGATGTCGCCCGCGATGGTCGCCGCCGCGGCCGTCGAGGGCGCCGTGACCGACGTGCGCGCGTTCGACACCGCCGACGAGGCCGGTGAGTCGGTCGCCGACGCGGAGGTGGACGGATGA